TAATTTCATCAAAGCTTCTCTGTATTCCAGATTTGTTACATTTGGTACCGTAGAAAATTGTTTGCTTCTACTTACAACAACATTAACAATACTTCCCTTTTTTACTGATTGACCACTTTTAGGAGTTTGAGAAATAACTATACCTTCACCTTTATCACTATATTGATAACTAGAAATATTCATTTTTAAATTATGGCTTTCCAAAATATTGTTAGCCTTATCTATGCTTTGACCTACTACATTCGGTACAATTACATCACCAACTTTAGAAAAATTATTTAGCAATAACATTGTTGCATATGATAAACCTGCCATAAGTAAAAGCACCAGTAAAATAATGCCAACCTTTTTTAAAATTCTACTCCCTTTTTTAGGTCTATTATCGTTCGATATCTTTTTTATCTTCTGTACATCATTTGCAGATATAATTTGCGTTTTATTATTATCCATAGGTTTAACAATATTCAATTTATCAGGGTCATTTAAAAAGGTATTTATATCATTTAATAATTCCAAAGCACTTTTATATCTTTTGTTAACATCTTTTTCAGTCGCTTTAAGAATTATCTGATCTAATTTCTCTGGAACCTTTGGATTTATTTTTGAAGGCGGAATTACATCCTCCTGTATATGCTTTAATGCAACTGAAATAGGACTTTCTCCTTCAAATGGCACCTTACCTGTAAGCATTTCGTACATCACAATACCAAGTGAATATAAATCCGTTTTTTCATCTGTCAAATTCCCTTTTGCTTGCTCAGGGGAAAAATAGTATGCTGTTCCAAGTACGTCTCCTTTATAGGTTATAGTAGAGCCATTGACAGCCCTTGCAATACCAAAATCTGTTACTTTTGCAATATCATCATCTGTAATTAATATATTTTGCGGTTTAATATCTCTATGAACAATATTTTTCCTATGGGCATGATCAAGTGCTTTACAAACCTGCTTAGTTATATCAAGAGCCCTAGAAATTTCAAGAGGTCCATTATTATCTTTTATTAACTGTTTTAATGTTTTTCCATTGACATATTCCATTACAATATAGTATATATCACCTTCCTGCCCTACATCATATATACTTACAATGTTTGGATGCGAAAGGCTCGCTGCTGCCTGTGATTCCCTTTTAAATCTCCTTACAAAATCTTCATCAGCGACAAATTCCGGTCTCAAAATCTTTATCGCAACTATCCTGTTAAGAAGATGGCATTTCCCTTTATAAACTTTAGCCATACCACCTTCACCTATTTTTTCAAGAATTTCATATCTGTTACCCAGCATTCTGCCAATCATTTCACCACTTCCTTAACAGCAACTATTGTTATATTATCATACCCGCCATTAAATTTTGCAAGCTTTATTAAACTATCACATGCCTTGTATATATCCGTATTATCAATAAATTCCTTCAGTATCTGGTCATCTGTCAACATATTTGTTAATCCATCTGTACAGAGAATATATATATCATTTGGACGTACTTCACCCATAAATAAATCAACTTCTATTTCTTGATTAATTCCCAATGCCCTTGTTATTAAATTTTTTTGTGGGTGTGTCCTTGCTTCTTCATGTGTTATTTTCCCTATTTTAACAAGTTCTTCCACATATGAATGGTCTTCTGTTATCTGAACTATACGATTATCTCTGATTAGATAAGCCCTGCTATCACCAATATGTCCTATAAAATAAAATCCTTGTTCTAAAAGTAATAAAGTCAGAGTAGTACCCATCCCTATCAAATCATTATTAGAAAATGCTTTATTAAATACCATTTCATTCGCATACCTTATTGAATTTTCTATGAATTCCTTAATCGAATCAACATTTTTATTTAAGTTTATATAATTTTTCTTAAAATATTCAAGAACCGAGTCAATTGCATATTTGCTTGCAATTTCACCGCCATTATGCCCTCCCATGCCATCTGCAACTATGGCAAGGCGTAAATCATTATTATCAGATATATAATATGAATCTTCATTATTTTTTCTAATATTTCCAGTATCAGTTAATGCCGCAGCTAACAATTGCACCACCTACGCCTTTCCTGCCAAATATCTTCTTCTAAGCTGACCACATGCTGCATCTATATCGCTTCCCAGCTCTCTTCTAATTGTGCATGTTATTCCAAAGTTTTCTAAAATTTTTTTAAATTTCATAATCGTATCTTCTTTTGTTTTTAAATAACTAATTTCGTTAACAGAATTAATAGGTATTAAATTTACATGACATAACATTCCTTTTAATAAATTACATAGCATCTTTGCCATTTCTTCACTGTCATTTATATCTTTAATTAAACAATATTCAAAAGTTATACGTCTGTTTGTCTTTCCTGTATAATATTTACATGCCTTTATTAAATCCCTTAAAGGATAGACCTTATTAATAGGCATCAACTCACTTCTTAGTTTGTCTACGGGAGCATGAAGAGAAATTGACAAATTAACCTGCATGTTCTCATTTGCAAACTCATATATTTTAGGTATTATACCACAAGTTGAAATTGTCAAATGCCTTATACCTATAGCCATCCCAAATGGATTATTGACAATTTTAATGAATTTCATAACCTCATCATAGTTATCAAAAGGCTCACCACTTCCCATCAATACAACATTTGAAATTTTACCATAGTCACTATTCATAACAAGAACCTGATTAATCATTTCTGCTGCCTTTAAATTTCTTATTTTCCCCTGTATAGTTGACGCACAGAAGGAACATTTCATATTACAGCCAACCTGTGTAGAAATACATGCAGTATTCCCAAAATTATAATTCATTGCAACTCCTTCAATTATATTCCCATCTTCTATTAGAAATAAATATTTTGCAGTTTCGTCTATGTTGGATTTAATCTTTTTTATAATGCTTAATTTTGATATATATGCAATTTCACTTAGTTTTAATCGCAACTCTTTTTTAAAGTCCGTCATTTTATTAAAATCATTAATACCCCTGTATATCCATTTAAATGCTTGCTTAGCTCTGTATTTAGTTTCACCAATATTTAAAAAAACCCTTCTAACTCCTCCATAGTCATGTTTTTTAAATCTACCACTTAATCATACCTCCGAAATTTATTATATCATAAAATATATAAATCAAGATATTTAGTGAAGCCTCTGCATTTTACATATGAAAAATCCATCAATATCATGTTTATATGGAATAAACTGAACAAAATAATTTTCCCGATTTTTTAAAGTTTCTGGTAAAAAATCGTTTATATCAATTATTCTAAAGTTTTTATTATTTTCAAGAAATTTTTTTATAATGAGCTGGTTTTCTTCTTTGCCGATAGTACATGTACTATATACTAAAAATCCATTCTTTTTGACATAATAAGAACTTGATAAAAGTATATTTAATTGTATCTCATTTAATAATTCTATGTCTTTTGGTTTATACTGTTTCAATTTTATATCAGGTTTTTTCCTTATGATTCCAATACCCGTACAAGGTACATCTACAAGAACTTTATCTGCTAAATTTATAAAATTTTTATTAATCTTTGTAGAATCATATAAAAATGTCTTGACTATATCAATTCCAAGTCTTTTACAATTTTTATTTATTATATCAATTTTATGCATGTGGACATCAAATGCATAAATTGTACCTATGTTTTCCATCATCTGTGCAATATGAGTTGTTTTTCCACCGGGGGCACTACAAACATCTATAATTGTATCACCAGGTTGAGGATTCAAGACCTTTGAAACGAGCATGGCAGCTTCATCCTGTACCTGTAAATAACCTTTCTTATACAACTCATCATTTTCAATATTTTTCAAATTAATATAAAATGCCTCATTGTTATATAAACCGGGTTTAAATATTAAGCCTCTTTGCTTCAATATTTCTTTGAAAGTATCTGCTTTAAGCTTTAATGTATTTAATCTGCAGCATAACTCAGGTTTTTCATTTAATGATTTTAATATTTTTTCCGATGTATCTGCATCATAGTTATTTAATAACCTTTTAACTATCCATTCTGGATATGAATAATTTATGCATAGGTATGTTAATAAATTTGTTCCTTTTGATGGAAAATTAATATTTTTAATTTGACGCAAATAATTCCTTAAAATTGCATTAACAAATTTCGAGGCACTAAGCCCCATTCTTTTTTTAGATAATGATACTCCTTCATTTATAGCTGCATATTCAGGTATTTTATCCATATACATTAATTGATATAAACTCATTTCAAGAATTATTAATACATTATTTTCTATTTTTTTAAGTCCGTTCTTCGCCAAAATTGAAATAATATAATCAATTGTATACTTCCTTTCAATTGTTCCAAAAACGATTTCCTTAATTAAGCTTTTATCAATATCTGAAATATCAACTTTTTTTAAATGCTTATTAAGAACTATATTAGAATATCCTTTTCTATCAAAAATATCATATAAAATATTAAAAGCAATTTCACGTGAATTCATTACTACACCTCAATATAAATTAATCGTTTCTAAATAAACCTCTTTCGTTAGGATAAAAGTCAAGCTCAAAAACGAAAAAAGACCTCAGCATAAACTGAAGAAGCAAAAACAGTATATTTATAGTTAAAAAAATAATGATAGGAAAGAAAAGAATAAGCAAAAAATACAATTTTTATTCACTCCTATCTCTTAATATAAGTAATCTTATAAGTTGCATAATCGATACCAATGCAGCAGCAACATATGTCAATGCAGCTGCCCTTAAAACCTGCTGTGCAGGAACAATTTCTTCCCTTGTAAACAATCCATTTGTTTGCAATAAATGGATTGCCCTGTTACTGGCATTAAACTCAACAGGAAGTGTTATTACTTGAAAAATCACTGCAGCACTAAATAATATTATTCCTATATTTATTAAATTAGTCAGTCCAATTATAAATCCAAAAATCACTAAAGGCCAAGCAAGAGTCGAGCCAAGATTTGCCACCGGCACAAGGCTATTTCTTACACTAAGCGGTATATATCCCTCTGCATGTTGTATTGCATGCCCGGTTTCATGTGCGGCAACACCAATCGCAGCAATTGATTCACTGTCATATACTGTTTCTGAAAGTCTCAATACCCTGCTTCGAGGATCATAATGATCGGTAAGATTTCCCGGAATCCTTTCAATCCTGACATTATATAATCCAGCACCATCCAAAAGCTTTCTTGCAACTTCGTATGCTTTATATCCATAATTATTTTTAACATGTGAATATTTTCCATAAGTGCTTTGAACTTTTGCCTGTGCATACATAGCAAATATCATAGCCGGTATTAATAATAATATTGTTGTATCCCAGAACATAAGTTAACCTCCAGAAATAAATTTTATTATAACTTTCTC
This is a stretch of genomic DNA from Aceticella autotrophica. It encodes these proteins:
- a CDS encoding Stp1/IreP family PP2C-type Ser/Thr phosphatase → MLAAALTDTGNIRKNNEDSYYISDNNDLRLAIVADGMGGHNGGEIASKYAIDSVLEYFKKNYINLNKNVDSIKEFIENSIRYANEMVFNKAFSNNDLIGMGTTLTLLLLEQGFYFIGHIGDSRAYLIRDNRIVQITEDHSYVEELVKIGKITHEEARTHPQKNLITRALGINQEIEVDLFMGEVRPNDIYILCTDGLTNMLTDDQILKEFIDNTDIYKACDSLIKLAKFNGGYDNITIVAVKEVVK
- the pknB gene encoding Stk1 family PASTA domain-containing Ser/Thr kinase, with the protein product MIGRMLGNRYEILEKIGEGGMAKVYKGKCHLLNRIVAIKILRPEFVADEDFVRRFKRESQAAASLSHPNIVSIYDVGQEGDIYYIVMEYVNGKTLKQLIKDNNGPLEISRALDITKQVCKALDHAHRKNIVHRDIKPQNILITDDDIAKVTDFGIARAVNGSTITYKGDVLGTAYYFSPEQAKGNLTDEKTDLYSLGIVMYEMLTGKVPFEGESPISVALKHIQEDVIPPSKINPKVPEKLDQIILKATEKDVNKRYKSALELLNDINTFLNDPDKLNIVKPMDNNKTQIISANDVQKIKKISNDNRPKKGSRILKKVGIILLVLLLMAGLSYATMLLLNNFSKVGDVIVPNVVGQSIDKANNILESHNLKMNISSYQYSDKGEGIVISQTPKSGQSVKKGSIVNVVVSRSKQFSTVPNVTNLEYREALMKLENSGLKGNIIQKYNDKFPQGYVFDQNPRQGVQVEYGSTIDIYVSQGIETVKMPSLINMTLDDAQKTLNALGLKTGNITYQQKDNVPNNTVIGQSIPENTDVQKGKTVDLIVVQNQQTSPGNNNPVQPPLNSGTAPSPSKNNKTKNLSIDLPNKSGTMKVDVYTIQNGVKNLQYSASHTSKDSPITVPITGSGNLTIEVDIDGSVYKTMEAKF
- the rsmB gene encoding 16S rRNA (cytosine(967)-C(5))-methyltransferase RsmB, giving the protein MNSREIAFNILYDIFDRKGYSNIVLNKHLKKVDISDIDKSLIKEIVFGTIERKYTIDYIISILAKNGLKKIENNVLIILEMSLYQLMYMDKIPEYAAINEGVSLSKKRMGLSASKFVNAILRNYLRQIKNINFPSKGTNLLTYLCINYSYPEWIVKRLLNNYDADTSEKILKSLNEKPELCCRLNTLKLKADTFKEILKQRGLIFKPGLYNNEAFYINLKNIENDELYKKGYLQVQDEAAMLVSKVLNPQPGDTIIDVCSAPGGKTTHIAQMMENIGTIYAFDVHMHKIDIINKNCKRLGIDIVKTFLYDSTKINKNFINLADKVLVDVPCTGIGIIRKKPDIKLKQYKPKDIELLNEIQLNILLSSSYYVKKNGFLVYSTCTIGKEENQLIIKKFLENNKNFRIIDINDFLPETLKNRENYFVQFIPYKHDIDGFFICKMQRLH
- a CDS encoding zinc metallopeptidase; the encoded protein is MFWDTTILLLIPAMIFAMYAQAKVQSTYGKYSHVKNNYGYKAYEVARKLLDGAGLYNVRIERIPGNLTDHYDPRSRVLRLSETVYDSESIAAIGVAAHETGHAIQHAEGYIPLSVRNSLVPVANLGSTLAWPLVIFGFIIGLTNLINIGIILFSAAVIFQVITLPVEFNASNRAIHLLQTNGLFTREEIVPAQQVLRAAALTYVAAALVSIMQLIRLLILRDRSE